The Triticum aestivum cultivar Chinese Spring chromosome 3A, IWGSC CS RefSeq v2.1, whole genome shotgun sequence genome includes a region encoding these proteins:
- the LOC123061841 gene encoding probable ATP-dependent RNA helicase DDX46 isoform X2 translates to MEEEKAAAYYDELNRKGEGARRFKQGLGFSSDDPQPASFPSKPSTTSSSSFLSGFVRAGATPTPTRPSLPPEAPPRQRRRSRSPSPSRPRPRSRSPSRSRRRRSRSRSRSRERRRRSRSRERGDRRASHHRPRSRSRSPFRRSGRSSHAEGRRDRHGDRRRDDGGQSRHSSKGRGGTDGGKVDYSRLIEGYDRMTPAERVKAKMKLQLSETASKDSTLGTATVSWGRFEFNKDAQLDEDDNDVEGKSFRLSTVESKNENIVRDAHDEAMFGVPMSSNVDTETSEDELKTNGEGKKAEDVEAQPSSSLIGDEVLAMQKMSWRERMEKLRQNSNT, encoded by the exons ATGGAGGAAGAGAAGGCGGCGGCGTACTACGACGAGCTCAACCGCAAGGGCGAGGGCGCCCGCCGCTTCAAGCAGGGTCTCGGCTTCTCCTCCGACGATCCCCAACCTGCCTCCTTCCCATCCAagccctccaccacctcctcctcctcgttcctcTCCGGCTTCGTCCGCGCcggcgccacccccacccccaccaggcCGTCTCTGCCtcccgaggccccgccccgccagcgCCGTCGCTCTCGCTCGCCCTCCCCATCCCGTCCTCGGCCGCGGTCGAGGTCCCCGTCTCGCTCGCGCCGGCGCCGGTCAAGGTCTAGGTCCCGGTCGAGGGAGCGGAGGCGCCGGTCGAGGTCGAGGGAGAGGGGGGACCGCAGGGCGTCGCACCACCGGCCTAggtcgaggtcgcgctcgccgtttCGCCGGAGTGGCAGGAGCTCACATGCCGAAGGCCGGCGTGACAGGCATGGGGATCGGCGGCGCGACGACGGCGGCCAGAGCCGTCATAGCTCGAAGGGGCGCGGCGGTACGGATGGCGGTAAAGTGGACTACTCAAGGCTCATTGAAGGATACGATAGGATG ACTCCTGCTGAGAGAGTCAAAGCAAAAATGAAGCTTCAGCTTTCAGAGACAG CTTCGAAGGATTCCACCCTCGGAACTGCCACTGTGAGTTGGGGGAGGTTTGAATTCAACAAAGATGCTCAACTTGATGAAGATGACAATGATGTTGAAG GGAAGAGCTTCCGACTTTCTACGGTGGAG TCAAAGAATGAGAACATAGTCAGAGATGCACATGATGAGGCTATGTTTGGTGTACCTATGTCTTCGAATGTTGATACGGAAACATCTGAGGATGAGCTTAAAACCAATGGTGAAGGCAAGAAAGCTGAAGATGTTGAAGCTCAACCTAGCAGTTCCCTCATTGGCGATGAA GTTCTGGCAATGCAAAAGATGTCATGGAGAGAAAGGATGGAGAAGCTGCGGCAGAATTCAAATACATGA
- the LOC123061841 gene encoding serine/Arginine-related protein 53 isoform X1: MEEEKAAAYYDELNRKGEGARRFKQGLGFSSDDPQPASFPSKPSTTSSSSFLSGFVRAGATPTPTRPSLPPEAPPRQRRRSRSPSPSRPRPRSRSPSRSRRRRSRSRSRSRERRRRSRSRERGDRRASHHRPRSRSRSPFRRSGRSSHAEGRRDRHGDRRRDDGGQSRHSSKGRGGTDGGKVDYSRLIEGYDRMTPAERVKAKMKLQLSETASKDSTLGTATVSWGRFEFNKDAQLDEDDNDVEVANDDATLVKHIGKSFRLSTVESKNENIVRDAHDEAMFGVPMSSNVDTETSEDELKTNGEGKKAEDVEAQPSSSLIGDEVLAMQKMSWRERMEKLRQNSNT, from the exons ATGGAGGAAGAGAAGGCGGCGGCGTACTACGACGAGCTCAACCGCAAGGGCGAGGGCGCCCGCCGCTTCAAGCAGGGTCTCGGCTTCTCCTCCGACGATCCCCAACCTGCCTCCTTCCCATCCAagccctccaccacctcctcctcctcgttcctcTCCGGCTTCGTCCGCGCcggcgccacccccacccccaccaggcCGTCTCTGCCtcccgaggccccgccccgccagcgCCGTCGCTCTCGCTCGCCCTCCCCATCCCGTCCTCGGCCGCGGTCGAGGTCCCCGTCTCGCTCGCGCCGGCGCCGGTCAAGGTCTAGGTCCCGGTCGAGGGAGCGGAGGCGCCGGTCGAGGTCGAGGGAGAGGGGGGACCGCAGGGCGTCGCACCACCGGCCTAggtcgaggtcgcgctcgccgtttCGCCGGAGTGGCAGGAGCTCACATGCCGAAGGCCGGCGTGACAGGCATGGGGATCGGCGGCGCGACGACGGCGGCCAGAGCCGTCATAGCTCGAAGGGGCGCGGCGGTACGGATGGCGGTAAAGTGGACTACTCAAGGCTCATTGAAGGATACGATAGGATG ACTCCTGCTGAGAGAGTCAAAGCAAAAATGAAGCTTCAGCTTTCAGAGACAG CTTCGAAGGATTCCACCCTCGGAACTGCCACTGTGAGTTGGGGGAGGTTTGAATTCAACAAAGATGCTCAACTTGATGAAGATGACAATGATGTTGAAG TTGCTAATGATGATGCTACACTGGTTAAGCACATAGGGAAGAGCTTCCGACTTTCTACGGTGGAG TCAAAGAATGAGAACATAGTCAGAGATGCACATGATGAGGCTATGTTTGGTGTACCTATGTCTTCGAATGTTGATACGGAAACATCTGAGGATGAGCTTAAAACCAATGGTGAAGGCAAGAAAGCTGAAGATGTTGAAGCTCAACCTAGCAGTTCCCTCATTGGCGATGAA GTTCTGGCAATGCAAAAGATGTCATGGAGAGAAAGGATGGAGAAGCTGCGGCAGAATTCAAATACATGA